Within the Scomber scombrus chromosome 4, fScoSco1.1, whole genome shotgun sequence genome, the region TCTGGACTCTGGGGGTGGAGTGGGGTTGATGTTTGGGCGGGATGGggtgagtgtgtttatgtggctGCTGCCTGAGGAAAAGGGACTAGTCAGCCCCCAGGGCAGACCTATGTATACCTAAAGCCATTTCCTGCTGTTCTCATGCATCAACTTAGAAATCCTTGGCTTGGATGTATGAATTTCCTCTCAAAATACTGCTAATTGACTTATGAACTACACATTTACAGAGTCGTGTAAATAGCCTGACTCACACATGCTCACTAtctattatttcattttcctatTAGCATTGTAATAAAGTGATTCGTATGCGTGAGTGTCAAAGCTGAGGGTAGTTTAAAGAGTGCTTTTCTTTCAAGATGTGTATGAGTGATCACATGTGTAATTgtgctttatttctttcctaCATCTCTTTTCactgtatgggtgtgtgtttatgcttaTACAGAACCACTTGGACAGCATGCAGGtatttcagaaatgtttttatttatttacttgataTTTTTTTACACCTTTCCAAGTATAGTCAGTAGGGTATACAGTGCCCCGATGTACTGGAGGTAAGATACTGTAACGCCACATCGCAAACAGAATTATTCATCCAGATCTAAGTCGTCTATTGAGGATGAAGATAATGAATATACAAATGATACTCAAAACGTAACATGAAGCGTACATCAATTAAGAGCTGATCTAATGTGAAGCATTTGCTTTTGGGTTTTCAGAGCTACTCAGAGCAGCTTCAGAGTGATTTTTCCTTGGGTTTTTACTCCCCACTCAGCTCTGTTTCCATTATCCATTGAAGCTAACTCACGTGTTGGAGGCCTTTTTGACAGGCTGGAACATGATTGACAGTGTAAAGTGGAGGTCTCCCTCTCTTGATCATAAAGAAAAAGTCAGCTATACTTGCTAAACAATTGATGAAAAAGATTCCACTCGTAAAATTGAGTTTCAAGAATATGCATTGATGCAAGTTAATGATGGCTGCCTGGGGCTCCACTAACCGACCTCAATTCCACATAATCAAAGCCCATCATCACAGTGTGGGGTTcaaatataactttttaaagttgttaaaagcattttttttttatatgcaaacAAATAAAGCACCAGACGAATAAATAAAggcagtaaatgtattttatctgtaaagtaaattgcaaaaaaagtttttaaagtttttatgttttaaagtttttgaaGCCTTTCTTCTAGATTACATAGATATTAGATATGATCTTTGTATATTGATTACATAGAATTTACAGTAGATTTATGATAAATGTGATCCTTTTTTCTCGCATGTTCCTAATGTTATCCAGCATGTGTTTAACTTGCCATACAGAACAGAGATGTATGACACTATTACAACTAATTCCTCTCTGTGTTAATACACTAACTCTGGTCGACAAATGCAGGAATTCCTCCGTCGCTCCTCTCCTAACAGCATGTTTATGTGAAGCAACATGTGCATGGAAGTGTTTTAACAGAGCAGCGTAGAAAGTACAGTAGTAGCGACATTGCATTACTATGTGTTGGGCGGTGTTAAAACAAAAATTCCACGGCAGCTGCAGCGACCTTTAGAGTATCTCTGGTTCAGATTGAGGAGTTGATGTCAACAAACTATTATTCAAGTGAAGAAATTATGGTCTAGCACCTGGAATTTCCATTGCACCTGCCCAAACAAGtatgttttacagtgttactGTAGACCGGCAATGAAGTTTCCTGCTCTGAAAACACGGTGTGGTTTGGGTTTGCATAATACGTTGGAGCTTCTTCATTTTCAGAATTATTAGTATTTGCTGTAGacgtgcatgtgtttttttctatcctTTACTGTCAGTAGTAGCTGCataaaaaagtcatttcaggatgtttttctctgtgatgACTGACCCACATCCTACAGTAAATCTCATTCCatgttctatttgtgtgtggACAGTCGACGTATAGCATCGTACCtactgtacatatgtgtgtacttgtgtatttttgtgtgcagAAAATCCAGTCCTGCGTCCCGtggttttcttattttctcttctgttgTTTTCCTATGTTTCCCTCATCctgtctctccctgtctgtctgtatgtctatctctctctctctcactctcaacTCTCGCCGCTACTCTTCTCCCTCACCGTCATCAGGCCAAAGTGCGCGAGCTGGAGGAGAAATGTCGGACTCAGAGTGAGCAGTTCAACCTCCTGTCAAAAGAGCTGGAGAAGTTCCGGCTCCAGGCTGGGAAGTTTGATATCCTCAGCACTGAACCCATAACTTTATGTGAATCTCCCGGGTCGCCCAACAAATCCCTATCCCAGCTCCTCAATGGACTGGCTGCCCCCATAGGAAAAGGTACATCACAGTATCTTCAACGCATTCATttgtactttaaaataaatataagaatatagcaaacaaactaaaatatgaatgtataacAGGTATTCTATAATGTAAGGGGTCACATTTTCAAGTGGTTGAGATCTCATTTCAGACTTAAGTCAAGTCATTTTACTTTATGTACAATAGCCTGACATTAGCACAGAGCGGTGTAGCTGAACACAGCAGAAATTAGAAGTCTGGAGGTAAAGGCTTCTGACTGAATTTGTAGTAAACACTAACTGTTAATGAAATAATCAATCATGGTGAGAAATAGCCTCTAGCTGGCTAAACTTGTTCTCTGTTTGTTTTCGAGAATACACAAATGCTTCATTAATTACGGTGGTATGTATCGTTCAGCTCCTGCTACATTATGAGGTTTTGATTTATTTCCTAGGATTACAAATAATTGCAGACTGAAATAAGAGGAaccttttaaatgattaaaatactCTTCAGCATGCACAAGTTGTGCAATATCTGAaagtttcaagtgttttttaaatttttgaagCAGTGTAGATTtctcaaaactttttttctattctttatctctttttgaatttgaaatatttggTACTTTAGTGGATGGACTCCAAACTATTAATATGATTAGACTGGTCTATTAGTTCTGTTAGATTGTCATTTGAGGATTTGACAAGAAACTTTGTTTGTTCTACAGGCAATGAGGCTCCAACCAGCAGATCTTTGATATCCGAGTTCATTCGACCACTCCAGATCAGCTCAGACAAGCCCGAGCTCCTCTCTGTCAAGCCAACATTCCTCACTCGCACTCGAGCCAGCAGCCCAGCACGGGCTTTCCTCTCTGAGGTATCAGATAGTGCCCATTTGAATCTCATATGGCTCATTTCTCCATTTACTCCACTTTGCATGACAACCGTACAGTAACACTAGTATATAGAGCAACATTAGTTGTAATAAAGTTGAAGCTGAATAATGTTATAATGCTTTATGCTGACCTGTTTACCCAAATAAAATCCTTTGtcacaattttgaaaaaaaatgctgcttcaTTTTAATCTGAGTAATGTGTTTGGGTTGAACAAGAGAAAATCCACTGAGCAGGGATGCATGAGGCCTCCTGGTTTTACCCATTCAGGCTGAATATTTGGGACTGACCACtgatgcaaaatgtttttagtCCGCGGGAGATGAAAATTGGAATGAAAGAAATACCATATGGATTGTGCTTTTTTCGTCTTTTTCAATTGTTTAGTAGTGACCTCAGCACTTTTTCAGTTTGTCTCTGAACATCttgacatttttatacaaaacGTTCAGTTCAACGTTGAGTTCAGTAGCCTCTTTATTCACAAGATGCAAAATAATTTAGAAAGCATACTTAACCTTATATAACCCTCTTAATATAAGGTGAATGTCCAAATGAAAAGATGGCGAAGGAGCATGTTGATGTTGAAAATGAGATATTGGTGCGTTATTTTCCTTCTCTAGATGGACAAAGAGCTCCGCTCAACCACCAGATCTAAACCGAGGTTCACAGGAAAGGTTCGTCTGTGCATTGCTCGGTACAGGTATGTATCTTATCTAATAAACTCAAAATATATTATTCACCTTCTATTTACAGCATTAACATTaagcttgttttctttttttctgagccttatttaaattattttaggTAGATTTATTGATAAATAATTGGAATCCTCAGAGCACAAATGTGTCAAACGGGGCCAGAGCTTTCAACCCACTTGGTCCTCAGCTCTCATATTTGTAAAAAACCtaagtaaagaaataaaagccATTGATACAAACCTCATATTTTCAAAGCAGCACTCTGcaaatatttgtattgataTACATATTAGGGAACTGcagtttttacataaaatattacacgtaagaatgtttttaaatatttgtaaaatatataactTACAaccaaatgttgttgttttttgttgtagttaCAATCCTTATGATGGGCCCAATGAGCATCCTGAGGCAGAGCTCCCCCTTGTGGCAGGGAAATACCTTTACGTTTACGGGACAATGGATGAGGATGGCTTTTATGAAGGTCTGGCATCCCTTATTATTTCCCCTCCTCATCTTTAAATATCACCACATTGCCAACTATCTCTTCTCCCTTTAATTTCTCAGGAGAGCTGCTGGATGGACAGCGGGGGCTTGTCCCCTCTaattttgtggattttgtccaaGATGAGGAGACACCCTCCGTCCAACACAGGGACACAGTGGCTAAAGAACCTGGCTACCTCAACCACAGTAGCCTGGGGACTCAGAGACTGGGGGTCAGCACAGGAATTGGGACAGGCATAAGCAGCCTGCTGTCTGACAGTAAACTAGACTGTCTAAGCACCAGCAGCTTGGGCATGGACCTCCTAGGCTCTTCCAGCAACGGGACAGGAACTTTGGATGTCAGCATTGACGAGATCGGTGAAGACATTGTGCCTTATCCCCGCCGCATCAACCTGATTAAACAACTGGCCAAGAGTGTGATTATTGGCTGGGATCCTCCTGTGGTCCCACCGGGCTGGGGCTCCATCAGTGGCTACAATGTCTTGGTGGATAAGGAGGTGCGCATGAGTGTCCCCTACGGGGGCAGGACAAAGTCTCTTATTGAGAAGCTCAATTTAGCCACAAACACCTACCGGATCTCGGTGCAGAGCATCACAGACCGGGGCCCGTCAGACGAGCTCCGGTGCACTCTGCTCGTGGGAAAGGATGTGGTGGTGGCACCTTACTACCTGCGTGTGGACAGCATCACGCAGGCCTCTGCTGAGCTCTCTTGGATGCCCAGCAACAGCAACTACAGTCACACCATCTTCCTCAACGGTGCGGAGTACGACATGGTCAAGGCTGGGGGGTACAAGTACAAGTTCTTAAACCTGAAGCCCGTGACGGTTCACAAGGTGAAGGTTGCGGCGCAGCCGCATCAGGTGCCTTGGCAGCTTCCAATGGATCAGAGGGACAAAAGGGAAATCTCTGTGGAGTTCTGCACTCAGCCTACAGGTCAGCCTCCAAAACGTTAGtcacattttgacttttatcTCTTCAGTTTAACACAGTAATTAAGGGTGTAGGTTGGAGGGGACACAATAAAGTCACATGCTCTTGAACCTAAACAAGTTTAATACTATTTCCCCCATTTATATAGATTTATATCAATCTAGGAAAAAACAGATTATAATTTAATTGGTTTTGCGCTTTCACTGAGCAAAAATGCTATGCAAATTGCTgtattattcttttcttttttttaaacactttatttgtaattttccaattaacatataaaacaatcatattttctgtttaacaAATAACCATAGAAAAACAATCCCaatacaaaaaactaaaacagacCAAACCCAAAATCAACCTGACAAACTTGTCACAGACAATGGacagacaagaaaaagaaaacaaaaaaaccaagtGCACCTAACATTCCTTATCACAGACTGTCTAAGGGCAGGTGTAAATGTTCAGAGTTCCAGTTCCAGACCAGGTAAATTGTTCACATAAGTTATTAGAGGGTCCCAGGTTTTGTAGAATTTGTTGATGGAACCGTTGAGGGTACATCTGATCTTTTCCAGTTTAACGTTCTGCATAACGTCCCTAATCCAGTGGACAATAAATTGCTGTATTATTAATGCATTAACCCTAACAATAACtgtatgttaaaaaatgttgtatttccaTCTTTACTACAAAGATCACTGTGTATTGTTGCCTTGTCTTTAATGATTGATGTTCAATtcaatcagctttttttttctttatggaAAACATCACCtataaatgaaaacagagttaatctctcttttcatttagaTTTTAGAGATTAAACTTTTTTCCCgaaaaaacatgcaacatgtGAAGGTGACGTGTTTTTTGGCCCTTAATAGTGTCTGTAGTCTTCCTCTTAGGCTGCATGCTGCTCCATCGACCTCCACCAATAACATAGTGCAGACTGTATGTTTCCTGAGAGGTAATAAGCAGGGCGAAAATAACCCTCAGAGCACTTTCTGCTGGTGTAGGCATAATTGTATAATTGTAAATGGTAAAAGGTAATTGCTGTGCACCCACCGTAATAACTGAAGATGACTCTGATGAATGTACCAAGAACTTAAAAGATCCCTCATCTAGATTTTGAGAGCTGGACAGTCAGACGACACTGTTTAGATAGATTTtagtgtgtttcagtgtgaagAGGACAGGTCCCTTGCTTCCCAGAGGAAATTATGTCCTTGACAGCAATTCAGTGACTTTTTTGTAAGTAGTGTCTGGTTGTATTTTCTATGaaagttgtatttattattaagaGGAAATGTTGTTCTCTAGCACCCCAATCTGATTGCCTCTCTTGTAGTCTAATACTCTGTTCTGTCTCAAAGTCATCTGATAATCCACAATGAAAGCCATCTGATAATTTACATCCCACACAACAATCTTATTTATTTACCCAGCAACACGCTGCGAGCCCATTACATTTACAAACCTGACAAACATCTCAGccgttttcatttttttccccagccaCTTTTAGACTGCCCGAAGGATTTGTGTGTATGACTGCGATAAGAGACATGCATggtagaaacaaaaaaaagaaaaaaagaaaagtgcagtGGGAAACACATCCAAGAGCAGAGCACAGCTACATAACACTGGAAACGACAGGCTTTCAAAGCCAAATTAGTGTAAAAAATGAGCTATGATCTGTTGGATTTTTCTCTCCCATGAGGCTTGTTGATGCTTCGCTGCTGCCAGCACTAACTTGGGTCTCGCAGCCTGACTCTCTTGCTATTGGAAATCTTTTTAAGTGAGAATATAATGAGAGTGATTCTTATAGTAGACAATGGATAGACAAGGCGCAGTTAAAATACAGTTGAGATATGTATAGTTGAGGGCAGCAATTCTAAAATTACAGACAAATACCCCACTgcagaaaaataatataataatgtaagttAAAGCAAAGAGGATGAAAGAGAGGGAATagaaggacagagagggagCGGGACTGAAGTTTGAATTGACATTTTCTGCTGGCAGCTGACGAGCTCACATGCTGAGAGTTCATTAAATGATCCATCTATTGAACATGTTAATTAGAGGCGTCTGAAATAGTCTCAGTGTCTGTGGTGGACGGCTGTTGTCAATAAGGAGGACAGTGTCTGGAGGCACTTTAATAGGCTTTCACACTCTGCATACCATTCTTCAAACAAGTGGCTTCATTAGTTCCTTGcgatacaacatttttatttatattagtCACTAAGGAGCAGCCTCCAGTTTCCTTCCTGTCCTGAAAATCTGTGTCTGTCGTTTGTGTCCAGCGTTAATGAAAGTAGCTGCactgaaatattcattaaaacactCATTTCAGTCCTCAGAGGAGCTTGTTTTCTTATGACGGGCGTAGTTTAAATATGACAGGAGGATATGAAATCTCCAAACAGCCACCGCTGCTGTTCCAAGACTCTGTGTGTTGTCTGCTGGCAGCCGGCGTATAAATATGATTAAGATCGCATTTGATGCAAAttctcagagacacacacacacacacacacacacacacacacacacacacacacacacacacacacacacacacacacacacacacacacacacacacacacacacacacacacacagctgtacgTTGCAGCTTGGAGATACTGCTGACTGCATCTGCTCAGCCTCTCTCCCTGTGTGACTGCAGGGGAGCAGCAGCACTGCACAGATGGGTATGTTGTTTAGTATGCAGGCAGCACTGACAGATTGTGGAAAAAGcaaactgtgtttcttttttttttaatggtctaTACAATATTATCGGTGAGAATCTGGCAACAGGATATTGCCGTGCACACACTGATGGCTGAATGTCTGCAAACATTCCTTTTTCAACCAGCGTTAATGCCTGCGCCCTGTGTGAATAAACCTCGGGACACACACCATGAACCTGCACAGAGATGAgcataaatacaacaaaatcaTCCTGCTGATTGCAATATTCAAATAGAGTGAATGTTCAAGTTGCTGTCACCGTCTCATTGTATCATAGCTCATACCAACTGTCTTTTGCAGTATAAGAGGAAATACTTGAAATATTCTAaatttatgttcatttttttccagGTTAAATTGAATTAATTCCTTTTAGTATACATTGTGTATTGTGATACCTCTAGGTAAAGCTGTATATTTCAAGACATATACTGTAATACAGTTTCCACCACATGAGAAAATCCTCATTTCATACCACAGTGAAAAGGTTATGGAATGTGCTTTGTACTGAGGTCAGCACATTATTTTTTGATCAAATAGGCAGAAATGGTTCAGCCTTTGTTGAActtgtctttcttcctcttcttatacagtatgtgtgttgtgCTCCCCAGggccccctctccctccccagGAGGTGCAGGTCCAGTGTGGTCAGACGCCTGGGGTCCTGCAGGTCAGATGGAAGCCGCCGCCTCTGACGCCTGCAGGGACCTCCAACGGGGCCAGTGTGATTGGCTATGCCGTTTGCACAAAGGGACAAAAGGTACTGAAATGTCAGAACAAGTCATTTTCTGTGAGTTTTGCAATACaggtcttttaaaaaaaaaagaaaaaagttgtctTTGCCATCCTCGGCGGTGACTTCTGTGTGTAGTGCTCTATTGCCATCTCCTGGAGAAATGATATAATGTTGATATTCAGCCCCCAGGGACAGGAATTAAACATAGATTCACTTATAGTTTTAAAAGGCACCACTGTGCGACCTCACTGCGTCCCATTACCACAGAGAGTATTACATTTGctataaattaatatttgacTGTTCTCAAACAGGCCTGAAGTGGGAACcatagtttaaagtttaaacattttatgtgtCAGAGCTCCAAGACTATGAATCTGTCTGTCGTGATAGATTTTAAGGTAAAGGTATGAGAGCTGCATGTAGATGATGacagtgtttgtgcatgttgaCATTCTGAATTGCCCTTTGGTAAGGACTGTCTGGTTCCTTTGTGAATACAGATAGCAGAGGTCTTGTACCCCACAGCAGAATATGTGACGGTGGAGTTAAACAGGATTCAGTGTCTGGAGGCCAGGGAAGTCATTGTAAGGACGTTATCAACACAAGGAGAGTCCCAGGACTCGCCTGTGGCCGTCATCCCGCACAATCTCCTGGGCTCTCCACGCCTCTCCCACCGAACCACAGCGCCTCCCCACCCTATGCCCCACCCAGCACACTCACAAACTCACCCTCCTTACCCATCTACATACCCTCCGAATCACCCCCAGCCCCAGGTGCAGCCTATGCCTCGAGCACAGCCCCACACGCTGCCCCACGCACAACCGCACTCGCAGCCTGTCTGccaccctcttcctcctcctcctcctccccagcCTCATTTCCAATGCCACTCCATGTCCAAGTCCAAACCGCTCGTAAGTGCCAGAGAGCCAGA harbors:
- the rimbp2b gene encoding RIMS-binding protein 2 isoform X1 — encoded protein: MREAAERRQQLELEHEQALAVLNAKQQEIDLLQKAQVEAKKEHEGAVHLLEAKVRELEEKCRTQSEQFNLLSKELEKFRLQAGKFDILSTEPITLCESPGSPNKSLSQLLNGLAAPIGKGNEAPTSRSLISEFIRPLQISSDKPELLSVKPTFLTRTRASSPARAFLSEMDKELRSTTRSKPRFTGKVRLCIARYSYNPYDGPNEHPEAELPLVAGKYLYVYGTMDEDGFYEGELLDGQRGLVPSNFVDFVQDEETPSVQHRDTVAKEPGYLNHSSLGTQRLGVSTGIGTGISSLLSDSKLDCLSTSSLGMDLLGSSSNGTGTLDVSIDEIGEDIVPYPRRINLIKQLAKSVIIGWDPPVVPPGWGSISGYNVLVDKEVRMSVPYGGRTKSLIEKLNLATNTYRISVQSITDRGPSDELRCTLLVGKDVVVAPYYLRVDSITQASAELSWMPSNSNYSHTIFLNGAEYDMVKAGGYKYKFLNLKPVTVHKVKVAAQPHQVPWQLPMDQRDKREISVEFCTQPTGPPLPPQEVQVQCGQTPGVLQVRWKPPPLTPAGTSNGASVIGYAVCTKGQKIAEVLYPTAEYVTVELNRIQCLEAREVIVRTLSTQGESQDSPVAVIPHNLLGSPRLSHRTTAPPHPMPHPAPKSKPLVSAREPETKEHEVGLRPGKPWERSPSPLPPMRGSNLEPPHFQPRRSPSPQRILPQPQGVPIPNTIAKAMAREAAQRVFAEGNRVENRNIFSERGSTLHPLNSDEEEDGYDSPHARRRGASVDEFLRGSELGRQHHHHHYSHSEEYHTESSRGSDLSDIMEEDEEDLYSEMQLEEGRRRSINSHNTLKIIGNSPSHGSADRLDHSGRRPVHIGTPPQRRPIPSIDGYGGRRHGRGRRSPEYYEESELEEMTRVFVALFDYDPLSMSPNPDAADEELPFKEGQIIKVFGHKDTDGFYRAEIRDRAGLIPCNMVSEIQTEDDEMMGQLLKQGFLPLNTPVEKLERNRRSGRQHPMSTRRMVALYDYDPRESSPNVDVEAELTFCAGDVISVFGEIDEDGFYYGELNGHKGLVPSNFLEEVPDDVEVFLTDSTSRYPQDTPARIKTKRVPLEKSGPPRRAASPTVRPHIPGSGPATVGPGSPIRAPLDMYSSKKKKGLLSKGKKLLQRLGAVK
- the rimbp2b gene encoding RIMS-binding protein 2 isoform X3; protein product: MREAAERRQQLELEHEQALAVLNAKQQEIDLLQKAQVEAKKEHEGAVHLLEAKVRELEEKCRTQSEQFNLLSKELEKFRLQAGKFDILSTEPITLCESPGSPNKSLSQLLNGLAAPIGKGNEAPTSRSLISEFIRPLQISSDKPELLSVKPTFLTRTRASSPARAFLSEMDKELRSTTRSKPRFTGKVRLCIARYSYNPYDGPNEHPEAELPLVAGKYLYVYGTMDEDGFYEGELLDGQRGLVPSNFVDFVQDEETPSVQHRDTVAKEPGYLNHSSLGTQRLGVSTGIGTGISSLLSDSKLDCLSTSSLGMDLLGSSSNGTGTLDVSIDEIGEDIVPYPRRINLIKQLAKSVIIGWDPPVVPPGWGSISGYNVLVDKEVRMSVPYGGRTKSLIEKLNLATNTYRISVQSITDRGPSDELRCTLLVGKDVVVAPYYLRVDSITQASAELSWMPSNSNYSHTIFLNGAEYDMVKAGGYKYKFLNLKPVTVHKVKVAAQPHQVPWQLPMDQRDKREISVEFCTQPTGPPLPPQEVQVQCGQTPGVLQVRWKPPPLTPAGTSNGASVIGYAVCTKGQKIAEVLYPTAEYVTVELNRIQCLEAREVIVRTLSTQGESQDSPVAVIPHNLLGSPRLSHRTTAPPHPMPHPAPKSKPLVSAREPETKEHEVGLRPGKPWERSPSPLPPMRGSNLEPPHFQPRRSPSPQRILPQPQGVPIPNTIAKAMAREAAQRVFAEGNRVENRNIFSERGSTLHPLNSDEEEDGYDSPHARRRGASVDEFLRGSELGRQHHHHHYSHSEEYHTESSRGSDLSDIMEEDEEDLYSEMQLEEGRRRSINSHNTLKIIGNSPSHGSADRLDHSGRRPVHIGTPPQRRPIPSIDGYGGRRHGRGRRSPEYYEESELEEMTRVFVALFDYDPLSMSPNPDAADEELPFKEGQIIKVFGHKDTDGFYRAEIRDRAGLIPCNMVSEIQTEDDEMMGQLLKQGFLPLNTPVEKLERNRRSGRQHPMSTRRMVALYDYDPRESSPNVDVEAELTFCAGDVISVFGEIDEDGFYYGELNGHKGLVPSNFLEEVPDDVEVFLTDSTSRYPQDTPARIKTKRKSVHFTP
- the rimbp2b gene encoding RIMS-binding protein 2 isoform X2, producing the protein MREAAERRQQLELEHEQALAVLNAKQQEIDLLQKAQVEAKKEHEGAVHLLEAKVRELEEKCRTQSEQFNLLSKELEKFRLQAGKFDILSTEPITLCESPGSPNKSLSQLLNGLAAPIGKGNEAPTSRSLISEFIRPLQISSDKPELLSVKPTFLTRTRASSPARAFLSEMDKELRSTTRSKPRFTGKVRLCIARYSYNPYDGPNEHPEAELPLVAGKYLYVYGTMDEDGFYEGELLDGQRGLVPSNFVDFVQDEETPSVQHRDTVAKEPGYLNHSSLGTQRLGVSTGIGTGISSLLSDSKLDCLSTSSLGMDLLGSSSNGTGTLDVSIDEIGEDIVPYPRRINLIKQLAKSVIIGWDPPVVPPGWGSISGYNVLVDKEVRMSVPYGGRTKSLIEKLNLATNTYRISVQSITDRGPSDELRCTLLVGKDVVVAPYYLRVDSITQASAELSWMPSNSNYSHTIFLNGAEYDMVKAGGYKYKFLNLKPVTVHKVKVAAQPHQVPWQLPMDQRDKREISVEFCTQPTGPPLPPQEVQVQCGQTPGVLQVRWKPPPLTPAGTSNGASVIGYAVCTKGQKIAEVLYPTAEYVTVELNRIQCLEAREVIVRTLSTQGESQDSPVAVIPHNLLGSPRLSHRTTAPPHPMPHPAPKSKPLVSAREPETKEHEVGLRPGKPWERSPSPLPPMRGSNLEPPHFQPRRSPSPQRILPQPQGVPIPNTIAKAMAREAAQRVFAEGNRVENRNIFSERGSTLHPLNSDEEEDGYDSPHARRRGASVDEFLRGSELGRQHHHHHYSHSEEYHTESSRGSDLSDIMEEDEEDLYSEMQLEEGRRRSINSHNTLKIIGNSPSHGSADRLDHSGRRPVHIGTPPQRRPIPSIDGYGGRRHGRGRRSPEYYEESELEEMTRVFVALFDYDPLSMSPNPDAADEELPFKEGQIIKVFGHKDTDGFYRAEIRDRAGLIPCNMVSEIQTEDDEMMGQLLKQGFLPLNTPVEKLERNRRSGRQHPMSTRRMVALYDYDPRESSPNVDVEAELTFCAGDVISVFGEIDEDGFYYGELNGHKGLVPSNFLEEVPDDVEVFLTDSTSRYPQDTPARIKTKRKKSVHFTP
- the rimbp2b gene encoding RIMS-binding protein 2 isoform X4, giving the protein MREAAERRQQLELEHEQALAVLNAKQQEIDLLQKAKVRELEEKCRTQSEQFNLLSKELEKFRLQAGKFDILSTEPITLCESPGSPNKSLSQLLNGLAAPIGKGNEAPTSRSLISEFIRPLQISSDKPELLSVKPTFLTRTRASSPARAFLSEMDKELRSTTRSKPRFTGKVRLCIARYSYNPYDGPNEHPEAELPLVAGKYLYVYGTMDEDGFYEGELLDGQRGLVPSNFVDFVQDEETPSVQHRDTVAKEPGYLNHSSLGTQRLGVSTGIGTGISSLLSDSKLDCLSTSSLGMDLLGSSSNGTGTLDVSIDEIGEDIVPYPRRINLIKQLAKSVIIGWDPPVVPPGWGSISGYNVLVDKEVRMSVPYGGRTKSLIEKLNLATNTYRISVQSITDRGPSDELRCTLLVGKDVVVAPYYLRVDSITQASAELSWMPSNSNYSHTIFLNGAEYDMVKAGGYKYKFLNLKPVTVHKVKVAAQPHQVPWQLPMDQRDKREISVEFCTQPTGPPLPPQEVQVQCGQTPGVLQVRWKPPPLTPAGTSNGASVIGYAVCTKGQKIAEVLYPTAEYVTVELNRIQCLEAREVIVRTLSTQGESQDSPVAVIPHNLLGSPRLSHRTTAPPHPMPHPAPKSKPLVSAREPETKEHEVGLRPGKPWERSPSPLPPMRGSNLEPPHFQPRRSPSPQRILPQPQGVPIPNTIAKAMAREAAQRVFAEGNRVENRNIFSERGSTLHPLNSDEEEDGYDSPHARRRGASVDEFLRGSELGRQHHHHHYSHSEEYHTESSRGSDLSDIMEEDEEDLYSEMQLEEGRRRSINSHNTLKIIGNSPSHGSADRLDHSGRRPVHIGTPPQRRPIPSIDGYGGRRHGRGRRSPEYYEESELEEMTRVFVALFDYDPLSMSPNPDAADEELPFKEGQIIKVFGHKDTDGFYRAEIRDRAGLIPCNMVSEIQTEDDEMMGQLLKQGFLPLNTPVEKLERNRRSGRQHPMSTRRMVALYDYDPRESSPNVDVEAELTFCAGDVISVFGEIDEDGFYYGELNGHKGLVPSNFLEEVPDDVEVFLTDSTSRYPQDTPARIKTKRKKSVHFTP